In Erigeron canadensis isolate Cc75 chromosome 1, C_canadensis_v1, whole genome shotgun sequence, a single window of DNA contains:
- the LOC122590066 gene encoding probable cysteine protease RD19D gives MKGEGGGGLSCVITLYTILLAYACTFTIIFVHAKTLHADDSMIAQVTDNVNNHLLGTHTEHQFAVFIKEHGKQYSSREEYLHRLGVFAKNLIRATEHQLLDPTAVHGVTPFSDLSEEEFEGMYLGVKGGGSSLMSNGLETAPLLDVDDLPEEFDWREKGAVTEVKKQGMCGACWAFSTTGVIEGANFIATGQLRNLSEQQLVDCDHTCDSTEKDACDSGCRGGLMTNAYNYLIKSGGIQSEESYPYTGKSGKCKFDPKKIAATVVNFTNIPADEDQMAAHLVKHGPLAVGLNAAFMQTYIGGVSCPLICSKKHVNHGVLIVGYASKGFSILRLGYKPYWIIKNSWGKRWGDKGYYKLCKGSGMCGMNTMVSGVRTR, from the exons ATGAAAGGAGAAGGAGGTGGTGGTCTATCTTGTGTCATTACTTTATACACAATACTACTAGCATATGCATGCACGTTTACAATTATTTTTGTTCATGCAAAAACACTGCATGCTGATGATTCTATGATAGCACAAGTAACAGACAATGTGAACAACCACCTCCTTGGTACTCATACAGAGCACCAATTTGCCGTGTTCATAAAAGAACACGGCAAACAGTACTCTTCTAGGGAAGAGTACCTGCACCGTCTTGGTGTGTTTGCAAAAAACTTAATTAGAGCCACTGAACACCAGCTGCTTGACCCCACTGCTGTCCATGGGGTTACGCCTTTTTCGGATTTGTCCGAAGAAGAGTTTGAGGGTATGTATTTGGGTGTGAAAGGTGGTGGAAGTAGTTTGATGAGTAATGGTCTTGAAACTGCACCTTTGTTGGATGTTGATGATTTACCCGAGGAATTTGATTGGAGGGAGAAAGGGGCTGTTACTGAGGTTAAGAAGCAG GGAATGTGTGGAGCATGCTGGGCGTTTAGTACGACGGGCGTTATCGAAGGTGCAAATTTCATTGCAACAGGGCAGCTTCGCAACTTAAGTGAGCAACAACTTGTTGATTGTGATCACACG TGTGATTCTACAGAAAAAGATGCTTGTGATAGTGGATGCCGTGGTGGCCTTATGACAAATGCGTACAATTATCTTATCAAATCCGGAGGCATACAATCAGAAGAATCATATCCATACACCGGAAAATCTGGCAAATGCAAGTTTGATCCTAAAAAGATAGCCGCGACGGTTGTGAACTTCACCAATATCCCTGCTGATGAAGATCAAATGGCTGCCCATTTGGTCAAGCATGGCCCTCTTGCTG TTGGGTTAAATGCGGCGTTCATGCAAACTTACATTGGTGGGGTGTCATGTCCGTTGATTTGTTCCAAGAAACATGTGAACCATGGGGTGCTCATCGTGGGGTATGCTTCAAAAGGGTTTTCGATACTGAGGCTGGGTTATAAGCCTTATTGGATCATCAAGAACTCGTGGGGAAAACGTTGGGGAGATAAGGGATACTATAAGCTTTGCAAAGGGTCCGGCATGTGCGGCATGAATACAATGGTTTCAGGTGTTAGGACTCGATAA
- the LOC122590056 gene encoding disease resistance protein RUN1-like, translated as MALTQVANLKGGDAKDRNEPEFIEQVVANIHRRLGVPLISNTLPSLIGVECEIEFISSWLTDGLCCHTADILTVADISGIGKTSLVRFVFGLHSSKFQKSCFIEGIDARCNERLNGLLKLQKQLHGGISKKMKIRVHDVNEYSSKIQDVLACKKVFIVLDDIGSINQLDALLGNKGLHPGSKVIVTTKDASLTERCALFNPQFQPKHTKVSHNSLCNTDSLELLCVQAFKCRRPEQGYEEVSKTLVKYCHGHPLAIEVLGKFLHKQDLAYWQEFIEVLQKEHHPDIKKALKTSFDALLFQNDKELFKHIACFFVGVDRDLIETILVACGIKTKIGIKNLVEKGLLSIESDYKLVMHTLIQEIGRDLVFQESPMKPWKRSRLWCSEESFKVLKQKKGKECILGLALDTRMLDKKKSCDELKTKSFSQMDNLMLLQLNYVQLNGCFKKFPEELRWLCMHGSPLKSIPLDFPMDNLVALDMSYSHIESFDMSFSNPQPPAKRQKVQ; from the exons ATGGCTCTCACACAAGTGGCTAATTTGAAAGGGGGAGATGCTAAGGACAG GAACGAGCCGGAGTTTATTGAACAAGTTGTTGCAAACATCCACCGTAGATTAGGTGTACCGTTGATTAGTAATACCCTGCCAAGTCTGATTGGGGTGGAATGTGAAATTGAATTCATTAGTTCATGGTTAACAGATGGATTATGTTGTCATACTGCCGACATTCTCACTGTTGCAGACATCAGTGGGATTGGGAAGACCTCTTTGGTTAGATTTGTTTTCGGCTTACACTCTAGTAAGTTCCAAAAAAGTTGCTTTATTGAAGGTATTGATGCAAGATGCAATGAACGATTAAACGGACTCCTTAAATTACAAAAGCAACTTCACGGAggcatttcaaaaaaaatgaagatacGAGTTCATGATGTCAACGAGTACAGCTCTAAGATTCAGGATGTGCTAGCCTGTAAAAAGGTGTTTATAGTGCTTGATGATATTGGTAGTATCAACCAGTTGGATGCTTTACTTGGAAACAAAGGTTTGCATCCAGGAAGCAAAGTCATAGTTACAACCAAGGATGCATCTTTAACAGAACGATGTGCATTATTCAACCCCCAATTTCAACCCAAGCATACCAAGGTCTCACATAACAGCTTGTGCAACACTGATTCGCTAGAGCTTCTATGCGTTCAGGCATTCAAGTGTCGTCGTCCTGAACAAGGATATGAAGAGGTTTCAAAAACTCTTGTCAAGTATTGTCACGGACATCCATTGGCTATTGAAGTTTTGGGCAAGTTTCTGCATAAGCAAGATTTAGCATATTGGCAAGAGTTCATAGAAGTGCTACAGAAAGAACATCATCCTGATATCAAAAAGGCATTGAAGACAAGCTTTGATGCATTGCTATTCCAAAATGATAAGGAGTTGTTTAAGCATATTGCTTGTTTTTTTGTGGGAGTAGATAGAGATTTGATAGAAACAATATTGGTTGCATGTGgtattaaaacaaaaatcgGGATCAAGAATCTCGTTGAGAAAGGCCTCCTCAGTATTGAATCGGATTACAAACTGGTGATGCATACATTGATTCAAGAGATCGGAAGAGACTTGGTATTTCAAGAATCGCCAATGAAGCCATGGAAGCGTAGTCGGCTATGGTGTTCGGAGGAGTCGTTCAAAGTgctgaaacaaaaaaaa GGTAAGGAATGTATTCTAGGCCTTGCCCTTGACACCAGAATGCTTGATAAAAAGAAGTCATGTGATGAGTTGAAAACAAAGTCATTCAGTCAGATGGATAATCTAATGCTGCTCCAACTCAATTATGTGCAACTAAATGGGTGTTTCAAGAAATTTCCAGAAGAATTAAGATGGTTGTGTATGCATGGATCCCCTTTGAAGTCTATACCTTTAGACTTCCCAATGGATAATTTGGTTGCCCTAGACATGTCCTATAGCCACATTGAATCTTTTGACATGTCTTTTAGTAACCCACAACCACCTGCGAAGAGGCAAAAG GTACAATGA